One genomic segment of Vibrio penaeicida includes these proteins:
- a CDS encoding NAD-dependent epimerase/dehydratase family protein: MRVLVSGANGYLGRHVVRYMESLGHSVFRYLRKGQSHHDGVHSSDASFYHTFDLVVNCARPHWSEYSPHDIALIEQDSLAILNKFCKAEGVKIHTSGVWLFGHANEQELKESILKPFDIVKPDKNTIEQARDDGWKIVYCPSLIYGGEHCQLKRIIRDYESGQVNIAMPSIGFNQYAHVQDIAEFYGELALLGCDDSDIFVAEEQGYSPLEYALMLKQCGVVREIIECNRTEFQKQFGQDALDIEQLNLKLPNHQSFIPKHRLSDYISNELVLE; encoded by the coding sequence ATGCGCGTATTAGTTTCAGGTGCTAATGGGTATCTTGGTCGGCATGTCGTTCGTTATATGGAGTCCCTTGGACATAGCGTGTTCCGATACTTAAGAAAAGGTCAGTCTCATCACGATGGAGTGCACTCGTCGGATGCGTCTTTTTACCACACTTTCGATTTGGTGGTGAATTGCGCAAGACCTCATTGGTCTGAGTATTCACCGCATGATATCGCCCTTATTGAGCAAGACTCGCTGGCAATACTCAATAAATTCTGTAAAGCCGAAGGTGTAAAAATTCATACTTCTGGTGTTTGGCTTTTCGGACATGCAAATGAACAGGAATTGAAAGAAAGTATTCTCAAGCCCTTTGATATCGTAAAGCCAGATAAGAACACGATAGAACAAGCGAGGGATGATGGTTGGAAAATTGTCTATTGCCCCAGTTTGATTTATGGCGGCGAACATTGTCAGCTAAAAAGAATCATAAGGGATTATGAATCGGGTCAGGTCAATATTGCGATGCCTTCTATTGGCTTCAATCAATATGCGCATGTTCAAGACATTGCTGAATTTTATGGCGAGTTGGCACTTTTAGGGTGTGACGATTCCGATATTTTTGTCGCTGAAGAGCAAGGGTACAGTCCTCTTGAATATGCATTGATGTTGAAACAATGTGGTGTTGTCCGTGAGATCATAGAATGCAATAGAACGGAGTTTCAGAAACAATTTGGGCAAGACGCATTGGATATTGAGCAATTGAATTTGAAATTGCCAAATCACCAAAGTTTCATCCCAAAACATAGACTTAGTGATTACATTTCTAATGAGCTTGTGCTTGAATAA
- a CDS encoding SWIM zinc finger family protein — protein MKVSYQYASKSQVRSGSQSTDVAFSPDASRAPTFFIGEVKEKRAFREAISALHDVVISDMRFVPRNRDEYKIWLAQEEERLLAEFVSRHGEVKEELEAVKAELSSMGKASSEIMAPFYKAQDQYFKYLYKHDMDAWYVLDPVITVHPDQVFFECFSEDESSYGKLSCNYDTFEHISDKEYGTTNIDYSQGLYDEFQKIRDYRKTQLKVDPDGFNVQTSGSDAFEEKKIDLPDSWVRGFLQVSSAMTLPMVKFRLHPMDIHNICALLKRKKERVGPRSMRFELIPNKPIQIVMEPWGDVVTCARSLYRGEEARTIRTWGRRRILILERLLPIADSFDVCLLGDGMPSFYVANMGGMTFTLGLSGWSANDWSAAGQFDLLAPRDTVDELTSQRVYLALQETQQESAASLASRLALDVSVVKSALAQYSQLGQVLYDLSLDVYRLRHLYNQPIALEEIRFTNEREQKANNFVEANLVSVTQLNQGSKGTEIIGLTLDNGKEFQSKLRIDQDQRLVEGECQCHFWHSNKLRQGPCEHMLALRLQATREQHTEVTA, from the coding sequence ATGAAAGTAAGTTATCAATATGCATCGAAAAGCCAAGTTCGCTCTGGCTCCCAATCTACGGATGTTGCTTTTTCACCTGATGCATCGAGAGCGCCTACGTTTTTCATTGGTGAAGTAAAGGAAAAACGCGCTTTCCGAGAGGCGATATCCGCCCTTCATGATGTGGTGATTTCAGACATGCGGTTTGTGCCAAGAAACCGAGACGAATACAAGATTTGGTTGGCGCAAGAAGAGGAAAGGTTACTTGCAGAATTCGTTAGCCGCCATGGAGAAGTAAAAGAAGAGTTAGAGGCGGTAAAAGCCGAACTTTCTTCGATGGGCAAAGCGTCCAGCGAGATCATGGCTCCGTTCTATAAAGCGCAAGATCAATATTTCAAATACCTATACAAGCACGATATGGATGCTTGGTATGTGCTCGACCCAGTGATTACCGTTCACCCTGATCAGGTCTTTTTTGAGTGTTTTTCCGAAGACGAATCAAGCTATGGAAAGCTCAGCTGCAACTACGACACCTTTGAGCACATCAGCGACAAGGAATATGGGACGACGAACATTGATTATTCCCAAGGGCTATACGACGAATTCCAAAAAATTCGTGACTATCGGAAGACGCAGCTAAAAGTCGACCCTGATGGGTTTAATGTACAGACCAGCGGCAGCGACGCCTTTGAGGAAAAGAAAATTGATTTACCCGACTCTTGGGTAAGAGGCTTCTTGCAAGTTAGCTCCGCCATGACACTTCCGATGGTGAAATTCCGCCTACATCCGATGGATATTCACAACATTTGTGCATTACTCAAACGCAAGAAAGAACGGGTCGGTCCGCGTTCCATGCGTTTCGAGCTGATCCCAAACAAGCCCATTCAGATTGTGATGGAGCCTTGGGGGGATGTCGTCACCTGCGCACGATCTTTATACCGTGGAGAGGAAGCGCGCACTATTCGAACGTGGGGGCGTCGACGTATTTTGATTCTTGAGCGTTTGTTGCCCATCGCTGATAGCTTCGACGTTTGCTTGCTTGGCGATGGGATGCCGTCGTTTTATGTCGCGAACATGGGTGGGATGACTTTTACCTTGGGTTTATCGGGATGGAGCGCGAACGATTGGTCGGCGGCAGGGCAGTTCGATTTGTTAGCTCCAAGAGATACCGTTGACGAGCTAACTAGCCAGCGAGTCTATTTGGCGCTTCAAGAGACTCAGCAAGAGAGTGCAGCAAGTTTAGCCTCTCGGCTGGCGTTGGATGTGAGTGTGGTGAAATCGGCCTTGGCGCAATACAGTCAACTTGGGCAGGTGTTGTACGATTTATCGTTAGATGTTTATCGTCTTCGCCATCTTTACAATCAGCCCATTGCGTTAGAAGAAATACGTTTCACGAATGAACGAGAGCAAAAGGCGAACAATTTCGTTGAGGCTAACTTGGTGTCGGTTACACAGCTAAACCAAGGTTCAAAAGGCACTGAGATCATTGGGCTGACGCTTGATAACGGTAAAGAATTTCAGTCGAAGCTTCGCATCGATCAAGACCAGAGATTGGTTGAAGGTGAATGCCAGTGCCACTTTTGGCACAGTAATAAATTGAGGCAAGGACCGTGTGAGCATATGTTAGCGCTTCGCTTACAAGCCACAAGAGAGCAACATACAGAGGTGACGGCATGA
- a CDS encoding NAD-dependent succinate-semialdehyde dehydrogenase, with the protein MKLQNTSLFKQQCYINGQWIGEAAEKQSIFNPATAEKVGEVPVLGREEAEYCIEVASKAQKEWKTRTAKERCNLLKKWFDLIQENSDDLAAIITTEQGKSIIEAKGEVAYAASFIEWFAEEAKRAYGETIPAHKTDARIVVTKEPIGVVGAITPWNFPAAMITRKCGPALAAGCSVVLKPAPDTPFTALALGVLAEEAGIPAGVFNIITGDAAGIGGALTDSKTVRKVSFTGSTQVGKLLMSQSSGSVKKLSLELGGNAPFIVFEDADIDAAVQGTVIAKLRNAGQTCVCANRIFVHRDVQSEYVAKLKVAFEKLSVGNGMDPTNHIGSMINQAGIDKVYEHLNDALEKGAELELGSQQKPADLFCSPMIVTGMTDGMRVASEETFGPLAAIFTFDSEDEVIERANQTDAGLVAYFYSQSLRRSWQVSEQLEAGMIGINEGLISTEVAPFGGVKESGLGREGARQGIEDYLETKYMLMGGL; encoded by the coding sequence GTGAAACTTCAAAATACCTCTCTTTTTAAACAACAGTGTTATATCAATGGACAGTGGATCGGGGAGGCTGCAGAAAAGCAATCTATCTTCAATCCCGCCACTGCAGAAAAAGTAGGTGAAGTACCTGTACTTGGTAGAGAAGAGGCGGAATATTGTATAGAAGTCGCGAGTAAAGCACAGAAAGAATGGAAAACACGCACCGCCAAAGAACGATGCAATCTATTAAAAAAATGGTTTGATTTGATTCAAGAAAACAGCGACGACTTAGCGGCGATCATCACGACAGAACAAGGTAAGTCGATTATCGAAGCGAAAGGCGAGGTAGCGTATGCCGCCAGTTTTATTGAATGGTTCGCGGAAGAAGCCAAACGCGCATACGGAGAAACCATTCCCGCCCACAAAACCGATGCCAGAATTGTGGTTACTAAAGAACCCATTGGTGTTGTCGGAGCCATCACGCCTTGGAATTTCCCCGCAGCCATGATCACAAGAAAATGCGGTCCAGCCTTAGCGGCAGGTTGCAGCGTAGTCCTTAAGCCTGCTCCAGATACTCCCTTTACTGCATTGGCTCTCGGTGTGCTGGCGGAAGAGGCCGGTATCCCAGCTGGTGTCTTTAATATTATTACTGGTGATGCAGCAGGGATAGGTGGCGCACTGACCGATAGCAAAACCGTTCGAAAAGTGTCGTTTACTGGGTCTACCCAAGTTGGGAAGCTTTTAATGTCCCAATCGTCTGGCTCAGTGAAAAAACTGTCTTTGGAGCTTGGCGGAAATGCCCCTTTCATTGTCTTTGAAGACGCAGATATCGACGCCGCTGTTCAAGGCACTGTGATTGCGAAGCTGAGAAATGCCGGTCAAACTTGCGTGTGTGCAAACCGTATTTTTGTTCATCGTGATGTGCAAAGTGAATATGTCGCCAAGCTCAAGGTAGCGTTTGAAAAGTTGAGTGTCGGTAATGGCATGGATCCAACCAATCATATTGGCTCAATGATCAATCAAGCCGGTATCGATAAAGTGTACGAGCACTTAAACGATGCATTAGAAAAAGGTGCAGAGTTAGAGCTCGGCTCGCAGCAGAAACCAGCGGATCTTTTCTGCTCTCCCATGATTGTAACGGGAATGACCGATGGCATGAGAGTGGCAAGTGAAGAAACGTTTGGACCTCTTGCCGCGATATTTACGTTTGACAGCGAAGATGAAGTGATCGAACGAGCGAATCAAACGGACGCAGGTTTGGTGGCGTATTTTTACTCGCAGTCGCTAAGAAGAAGTTGGCAGGTCTCAGAACAGTTGGAGGCTGGCATGATTGGCATAAATGAAGGGTTGATCTCTACCGAAGTAGCGCCCTTTGGTGGGGTAAAAGAATCTGGGCTTGGTCGTGAAGGTGCACGCCAAGGCATTGAAGATTATCTAGAAACTAAGTATATGCTGATGGGCGGGTTATGA
- a CDS encoding ArsR/SmtB family transcription factor, translating into MVNINDEQLSHVFMALADETRREMVRQLANGSLPVKELSNPNNISKSAVTKHLKILERAGLLTRQVVGREHICSLNPDPLVEVNEWLAFYQTFWEDKFDALEFYLDKQLTESE; encoded by the coding sequence ATGGTAAACATTAATGACGAACAATTGAGCCACGTCTTTATGGCTCTCGCAGATGAAACACGACGTGAAATGGTACGTCAGCTAGCTAATGGGTCGTTGCCCGTTAAAGAGCTGTCGAACCCAAACAACATTTCTAAATCTGCGGTAACGAAACACCTTAAAATTTTAGAGCGAGCAGGGTTGCTGACTCGGCAAGTGGTTGGGCGTGAGCACATATGCTCCTTAAACCCTGATCCATTAGTTGAAGTGAACGAATGGCTAGCCTTCTACCAAACTTTCTGGGAAGACAAATTTGATGCACTAGAATTTTACCTAGACAAGCAACTAACGGAGAGCGAGTAA
- a CDS encoding DUF6279 family lipoprotein → MFWKRLLPVVFAFGLIGCTTKFVYSNLDWIVLEYIDDYVSLNSEQEDVIELSLQQLSEWHKTQELPAYIEHLDELESMDPETVDAAYVFMHTEKFRQHARRVIAKASPNLYALVSQLDQKQVDELLENTAKDHEKYREKYKDMDEAEIREVYQERMEDNLDTWLGSLSSKQKAIIKSWSEDVKITNFDWADHNDKMYIEMETLFNRRDEVQYFQSMFIRILDDPDSFYTDSLKVKLEHNRQLASDKIAQVINLMDSKQLSHYKEEIADWREVAQDLAAVK, encoded by the coding sequence ATGTTTTGGAAACGTCTTTTACCTGTTGTATTCGCATTTGGGCTAATTGGATGCACAACCAAATTCGTATACAGCAATTTGGATTGGATTGTTCTGGAATACATAGACGATTATGTTTCTCTTAACTCCGAACAAGAAGACGTTATTGAACTTAGTTTGCAGCAACTGAGTGAGTGGCACAAAACTCAAGAGCTCCCTGCCTACATAGAACACCTTGACGAGCTCGAATCGATGGATCCAGAAACCGTCGATGCGGCCTATGTTTTTATGCATACCGAGAAATTTAGACAGCACGCTAGGCGAGTGATCGCGAAAGCATCACCAAACCTTTATGCGCTAGTAAGCCAGCTTGATCAAAAGCAAGTAGATGAATTGCTAGAAAATACAGCGAAAGATCATGAAAAATATCGCGAAAAATACAAAGATATGGACGAAGCGGAGATCCGAGAGGTGTATCAAGAGAGAATGGAAGATAATCTCGATACATGGTTAGGGTCGCTTTCAAGTAAACAAAAGGCGATCATCAAGTCGTGGTCTGAAGACGTTAAAATTACAAACTTCGATTGGGCAGATCACAACGACAAAATGTACATTGAAATGGAAACCTTGTTCAATCGCCGGGACGAAGTCCAGTACTTTCAATCTATGTTTATTCGCATCCTAGATGATCCTGATAGCTTTTACACCGATTCACTCAAAGTAAAACTGGAACATAATCGGCAATTAGCCAGCGATAAAATCGCACAAGTGATTAACTTAATGGACAGCAAGCAACTGTCTCACTACAAAGAAGAAATAGCGGACTGGAGAGAGGTTGCTCAAGATTTAGCGGCGGTAAAATAA
- a CDS encoding HEAT repeat domain-containing protein, giving the protein MKRVILLLSLGIVAAVGASVFVFQEEPETQDNSESIPVYTPEKNSEPASISTIAKSAEEKESDPVYRYRVALTTTMSNPKTQLGEMTYRFNMALKPTDDQPNVYLGQIYNIQWAADPQGEDRPKRLTFTAQFSQGSFENVDLLGLNASHPLTIINTTLTQFSYFSGSKTLALADGKHRFYFARQDESSLERDWLGAVSDSQSYQVIEQQDRWKLTHDTAGFPQTLAHTHTRTVDYENQKLTVVQQTNISPLKSTTALNWSMNQYASNVNQHLKGLDVATASNNEAVNEDNFVEQFELYAGSPNLDSAHLIGAYLAGQGFNTVKDWLQNQNLTDDQQSLLIFALERSQSPEGEYILSQLIEDNSLDEENRLRAIMSISKMGDVNSIHALQALEAASDNSNQIISETALLNIGILGSQSESLRSDVSQYLSKNLQSEEASYLTLVSIDNLDDRALDSQVSNYLKSEHFDERMVAARVLARNPEMKQALREQAIKDSNPNVVREIVNARLSTPDLLPFDSNYQHQLRKRIMSGDIPTPTKEMLFEYLMSGSQNTPENQAVAEALYKEAELSESTRQKLASLLNQ; this is encoded by the coding sequence ATGAAACGGGTAATTTTATTGCTATCTCTGGGTATTGTTGCGGCTGTAGGCGCATCAGTATTTGTATTTCAGGAAGAACCTGAAACGCAAGATAACTCCGAGAGTATTCCAGTTTATACGCCCGAGAAAAACAGCGAACCGGCTTCCATCTCAACCATTGCCAAAAGTGCAGAAGAGAAAGAATCCGATCCTGTATATCGCTATCGTGTGGCTCTCACAACGACCATGAGTAACCCAAAAACGCAATTGGGTGAAATGACGTATAGATTCAATATGGCTTTGAAACCGACAGACGATCAGCCAAATGTGTACCTAGGACAAATATACAACATTCAATGGGCAGCCGATCCACAAGGGGAAGATCGCCCTAAGCGCCTAACGTTTACCGCTCAATTTTCTCAGGGGTCGTTTGAAAACGTAGATTTACTAGGGCTAAACGCTTCTCACCCGCTGACCATTATCAATACCACACTGACTCAGTTCTCTTACTTTTCGGGGAGTAAAACACTCGCCCTAGCAGATGGAAAACACCGTTTTTACTTCGCCCGACAAGATGAATCTAGCTTAGAGCGAGACTGGCTTGGGGCTGTATCCGACTCACAGAGTTATCAGGTAATCGAACAGCAAGATAGATGGAAGTTAACTCACGATACTGCTGGCTTCCCGCAAACATTAGCGCATACCCACACACGAACCGTCGATTATGAGAACCAAAAACTGACTGTTGTTCAACAGACCAATATTTCACCGCTAAAAAGCACAACAGCGCTCAATTGGTCAATGAACCAATACGCAAGTAACGTTAATCAACATTTAAAAGGGTTAGACGTGGCTACTGCCAGCAATAACGAGGCAGTGAATGAAGACAACTTTGTGGAACAATTCGAATTGTATGCAGGTTCCCCCAACCTAGACAGCGCCCATCTTATTGGCGCTTATCTGGCTGGTCAGGGTTTTAACACAGTGAAAGATTGGCTTCAGAACCAAAACTTAACGGACGACCAACAATCGCTTTTAATCTTTGCGCTGGAACGCTCACAAAGCCCTGAAGGGGAATATATCCTCTCACAATTGATAGAAGACAATTCATTAGATGAAGAAAACCGGCTACGCGCCATTATGTCGATATCCAAAATGGGGGATGTGAATTCAATTCATGCTCTGCAAGCGTTGGAAGCAGCCAGCGACAACAGCAATCAAATCATATCTGAAACGGCCTTGCTCAACATTGGCATTTTAGGAAGCCAATCCGAGTCTTTACGCAGTGACGTCTCCCAATATCTAAGTAAAAACTTGCAGTCAGAGGAGGCTTCTTATCTCACTTTGGTTTCCATTGATAACCTAGACGATCGCGCACTTGATAGCCAAGTATCCAATTATTTAAAAAGCGAGCATTTTGATGAAAGGATGGTGGCTGCGAGGGTATTAGCCAGAAACCCTGAGATGAAGCAAGCACTTCGTGAGCAAGCCATAAAAGACAGCAATCCAAATGTAGTGCGAGAAATAGTGAACGCACGTTTGTCTACACCAGACTTGCTGCCTTTTGATTCAAATTATCAGCACCAACTTCGTAAGCGGATTATGAGTGGCGACATTCCGACACCGACAAAAGAGATGCTATTTGAATATCTGATGTCGGGTTCCCAAAATACGCCGGAAAATCAGGCGGTCGCAGAAGCACTGTATAAAGAAGCAGAGCTGTCTGAGTCCACAAGACAAAAGCTCGCCAGCTTACTCAATCAATAA
- a CDS encoding SRPBCC family protein has translation MENIHHHIVIESTPEKLFQAITSSEGLSSWWTKAEATQEIGENLSFFFGPQCDHKMEMELISLEANRKVVWQCVEGPWAEMGHFSFVIKEADRGAALSFTHEGWPEMGAFFGHCNCKWGLFLGLSLKSYLETGKGVPHPNEQNI, from the coding sequence ATGGAAAATATACATCACCACATTGTCATTGAGTCGACCCCTGAAAAATTGTTTCAAGCGATCACGTCTTCTGAAGGCTTATCGTCATGGTGGACAAAGGCAGAAGCGACACAAGAGATAGGCGAGAACCTTTCGTTTTTCTTTGGTCCTCAATGTGACCACAAAATGGAAATGGAGCTGATCTCATTGGAAGCGAACCGAAAAGTGGTTTGGCAATGCGTGGAAGGGCCATGGGCAGAAATGGGACATTTCTCTTTTGTCATTAAAGAAGCCGATCGAGGTGCAGCGCTGAGCTTTACCCATGAAGGGTGGCCAGAGATGGGCGCCTTTTTCGGACACTGTAACTGCAAGTGGGGGTTGTTTCTTGGTTTGAGCCTAAAAAGCTACTTAGAAACAGGGAAAGGAGTACCTCACCCAAATGAGCAAAATATTTAG
- a CDS encoding pyridoxamine 5'-phosphate oxidase family protein, translating to MGKQFSELNEKHIEFIAEQKMYFVGTASETGSVNVSPKGGDSLRVIDNKTIAWQNLTGSGNESASHVIQNPRMTIMFCAFEGAPLILRAYGHARVLHQGDSDWDTYVGKFPPSVATRQIFLLDINLVQSSCGMSVPFYDYVADRDELVKWSERQGKEGVEKYWLKKNQKSIDGFETEIAQRAGLSKED from the coding sequence ATGGGGAAGCAATTTTCAGAGTTAAACGAAAAGCATATTGAATTCATAGCCGAGCAAAAGATGTATTTTGTCGGCACAGCCAGCGAAACAGGTAGCGTGAACGTATCGCCTAAAGGCGGAGACTCTCTTCGAGTGATTGATAATAAAACCATTGCTTGGCAAAACTTGACGGGCAGCGGAAATGAGTCGGCGTCTCATGTTATTCAAAACCCTCGAATGACGATTATGTTTTGTGCTTTTGAAGGTGCACCTTTGATTTTACGAGCGTATGGGCATGCGCGTGTGCTGCATCAGGGAGATTCAGACTGGGACACATACGTTGGGAAATTTCCTCCAAGCGTCGCAACTCGACAAATCTTCCTACTTGATATAAATCTGGTGCAATCTTCTTGTGGAATGTCGGTGCCTTTTTACGATTATGTTGCAGACCGAGATGAATTGGTTAAATGGTCTGAGAGACAAGGAAAAGAAGGCGTTGAGAAGTATTGGTTGAAGAAGAACCAGAAAAGTATCGATGGCTTCGAAACCGAGATAGCACAGCGTGCTGGGTTGTCAAAAGAAGATTAA
- a CDS encoding SRPBCC family protein: MSAQRGYAALKLQREFRTDGKTLFEAWTQSAMLSRWFGPKEHDVVTASINAVEGGQYKIVLRSPEGGEISHFGEYVVVDPHVHLVFTWVLANQDCGGCADQDTSTLVTLRFEQLDSKLTRLTLLHEKLPDQKAYEGHKFGWSSSLDSLEDILQISSQ, translated from the coding sequence ATGTCGGCTCAACGCGGTTATGCAGCTTTAAAATTGCAACGAGAATTTCGTACTGATGGTAAAACTCTTTTTGAGGCGTGGACGCAATCGGCGATGCTCAGTCGCTGGTTTGGACCCAAAGAGCACGATGTAGTGACGGCTAGCATTAATGCAGTGGAAGGCGGGCAATACAAGATTGTTCTGCGTTCACCCGAGGGTGGTGAGATCAGCCACTTTGGCGAATATGTTGTCGTCGACCCACACGTACACCTTGTTTTTACTTGGGTGCTTGCTAACCAAGATTGCGGTGGCTGTGCGGATCAAGACACATCCACGTTAGTGACTTTGCGGTTTGAGCAGTTGGATTCGAAGCTCACTCGGTTGACCTTACTTCATGAAAAGTTACCTGATCAGAAAGCCTACGAAGGGCATAAATTCGGCTGGTCGAGTAGCTTAGACAGCTTAGAGGATATTCTTCAAATCAGCAGCCAATAG
- a CDS encoding nuclear transport factor 2 family protein, translating into MKILIEQETALHQPSVRNNREEVTRLLHPDFVEVGKTGITYHFDDALEEMNDDSEPVIHSQDFLCVTLKPSVQLLLYKTALQDQQGGYFDYAKRSSVWTFSGESWQLIYHQGTLCPEFEIKD; encoded by the coding sequence GTGAAAATACTCATAGAGCAAGAAACGGCTTTACATCAACCTAGTGTTAGAAATAACCGTGAAGAGGTCACTAGGCTGTTGCATCCCGACTTTGTCGAAGTTGGGAAAACAGGGATAACCTATCATTTTGATGATGCGTTAGAAGAAATGAACGACGATTCTGAACCTGTAATTCACTCTCAGGATTTTTTGTGTGTCACGCTTAAACCCTCTGTTCAGTTACTGCTTTATAAAACGGCTTTGCAGGATCAACAAGGCGGTTATTTTGATTACGCTAAACGATCGTCAGTTTGGACTTTCTCTGGTGAGAGTTGGCAACTTATTTACCATCAAGGAACGCTATGCCCAGAGTTTGAAATTAAGGATTAA
- a CDS encoding reverse transcriptase family protein has product MSDSSTQSTSRSNSSNASHQEASVTDSAPKLTRQQIYDRIRESSKDEYILQEMIRLGFWNKEDEQPSLTQEFIERRSELTRKLRDLSDLDSLYADPEKALEALHKERKKAALEKREQTRQALNQKRYDRALAWYNQQKETFTWLGDDVSLGLKNKENDDGRLEELEIPTFENIAALAGAMGISVSELRFLAYQKDVSNVSHYQRFSIAKKTGGLRHISAPMPRLKRAQYWLLDNILAKLSVHDAAHGFVTGRSIVSNAQPHVGKAVVINMDLKDFFPSISYKRVKGLFQSQGYSEELATVFGLLTTEPETQELEMDGQTWFVAQGERRLPQGSPCSPAITNVMCRRLDARLQGMADKLGFAYTRYADDLTFSTDSAEKAQALLWRAKQIVVSEGFTLHPDKTRVMRRHQKQEVTGVVVNEKLSIDRKTLKRFRATLKQIELDGPDGKHWGAGELFASMEGYANFVAMVDAEKGIPLQKTLVHLKRQYGVTTKHGKVTELNKRLLRVKAANGENPQEGWWQPEAKPAPELELTPHQIAERKRAIKRQRNQEQRENQGANSEWQDADFNQDNEANQGDGWSDLESDAKKKWTTREYILGLLFLPIVLVMLFFKAPWNIKCIVVGVLWLLYLYLN; this is encoded by the coding sequence ATGTCTGATTCTTCCACTCAATCAACATCTCGCTCAAACTCTTCCAACGCAAGCCATCAGGAGGCTTCGGTGACCGATTCTGCTCCAAAGCTGACGCGTCAGCAAATTTACGATCGCATTCGAGAAAGCAGCAAGGATGAATACATTCTTCAAGAAATGATTCGCCTTGGGTTCTGGAACAAAGAAGACGAACAGCCAAGTCTGACTCAAGAATTTATTGAGCGCCGATCCGAACTCACAAGAAAGCTTAGGGATCTAAGCGATCTAGATTCGTTATACGCTGACCCTGAAAAAGCATTAGAAGCTCTGCATAAAGAACGCAAAAAAGCGGCGTTAGAAAAGCGAGAGCAAACTCGTCAAGCACTCAACCAAAAACGATATGACCGAGCATTGGCATGGTATAACCAACAAAAAGAGACATTCACTTGGTTAGGAGATGACGTTTCTCTCGGGTTAAAAAACAAAGAGAACGATGATGGCAGGCTTGAAGAACTAGAGATACCAACGTTTGAAAACATCGCAGCCCTAGCCGGAGCAATGGGTATCTCGGTTTCAGAACTTCGATTTTTGGCATACCAAAAAGACGTATCGAACGTCAGTCATTATCAACGATTCAGCATTGCCAAGAAAACAGGCGGGCTTCGCCATATTTCGGCGCCAATGCCGCGGTTAAAGCGCGCGCAATACTGGCTGTTAGACAACATCCTCGCTAAGTTGTCTGTGCACGATGCTGCCCATGGTTTCGTGACGGGCAGAAGCATTGTGTCTAACGCCCAGCCACACGTCGGTAAGGCAGTGGTTATCAACATGGATCTGAAGGACTTCTTCCCTAGCATCAGCTACAAACGGGTAAAAGGATTGTTTCAATCCCAAGGGTACAGTGAAGAACTTGCTACCGTTTTTGGGTTACTGACGACAGAGCCTGAAACACAAGAGCTGGAAATGGATGGTCAAACTTGGTTTGTTGCTCAAGGTGAGCGCAGACTGCCGCAAGGTTCACCTTGTAGCCCTGCGATTACTAACGTGATGTGCCGCCGGTTAGATGCCAGATTGCAAGGTATGGCTGACAAACTCGGGTTTGCTTACACCCGCTATGCCGATGATTTAACGTTTTCCACTGACAGCGCAGAGAAAGCTCAAGCACTTTTATGGCGCGCAAAACAAATCGTTGTGAGTGAAGGTTTTACTCTTCATCCAGATAAAACCCGTGTTATGCGAAGGCACCAAAAGCAAGAAGTCACAGGCGTAGTCGTTAACGAGAAGCTCTCGATAGACCGCAAAACTCTGAAACGCTTTCGCGCTACGCTCAAGCAAATCGAGCTCGATGGTCCTGATGGTAAGCACTGGGGAGCAGGTGAGCTTTTCGCATCAATGGAAGGCTACGCCAATTTTGTTGCGATGGTGGATGCCGAAAAAGGCATTCCGCTGCAAAAAACGTTGGTGCATTTGAAGCGTCAGTACGGTGTCACCACCAAGCATGGCAAAGTGACCGAACTAAACAAGCGCTTGCTACGGGTGAAAGCGGCTAATGGAGAGAACCCCCAAGAAGGCTGGTGGCAACCGGAAGCGAAACCGGCGCCTGAATTGGAGCTAACACCTCACCAGATTGCTGAACGCAAGCGAGCGATTAAGCGACAGAGAAATCAGGAACAAAGAGAGAATCAAGGCGCGAATTCTGAGTGGCAAGATGCAGATTTCAATCAGGATAACGAAGCTAACCAAGGTGACGGCTGGAGTGACCTCGAATCGGATGCTAAGAAAAAGTGGACGACGCGAGAGTATATTCTCGGTTTACTGTTCTTACCAATCGTATTGGTCATGCTGTTCTTTAAAGCACCTTGGAATATCAAATGTATTGTTGTTGGTGTGCTCTGGCTTCTGTACCTCTATCTGAATTAA